A genomic stretch from Pochonia chlamydosporia 170 chromosome 4, whole genome shotgun sequence includes:
- a CDS encoding MFS transporter (similar to Neosartorya fischeri NRRL 181 XP_001259229.1), protein MALQNPGSDKPDVIMVDELDRAQTVDDDEKARQIHLIDEIRVLGLSAEDASFYNSVTPEQRKRITRKVDVRLVPMLAVLYLISQLDRANIGNAKIEGLAEDLKLKDNEWNIVLSLFFVPYILLEIPSNVLLKKFDRPSVYIGILVTIWGIIMTLHGVVNNFAGLLTVRLLLGVFEAGFYPGAVYLCTFWYMPRDLATRIAYFYCTSALSGAFSGLLAAAIAQMDGVGGYEGWRWIFILEGIVTVILGVACFFLLIDSPRFSTRWLTTEEIRFLELQTFIKQGGRFAEETNDKKFNWHDMKMVVTNWRLYGQAYILLCISACSYGTKFTLPSIVKGMGFTNTNAQLMTVPAYVAGGLSSIFFARLSDRFHWRMPFVAVPLSLIAIGYSIVMGFKGNLKGSHTGPGYFALVLTCMGIYPVQPAGSSWAANNLAPASRRAIGVAFNICIGNIGGIIGSYMYLDREAPQYWTGFSLSLAFGATGVIVALLLELSYKWGNVRKAKTPEDEIRARYSEDELLRMGDKSPLFKYTL, encoded by the exons ATGGCGTTGCAAAATCCAGGCTCTGACAAGCCCGATGTCATCATGGTGGATGAATTGGACAGAGCACAAACAGTAGACGATGATGAGAAAGCGAGACAGATCCACTTGATTGATGAGATTAGGGTTCTGGGTTTGAGTGCGGAAGACGCATCGTTTTACAACAGCGTAACTCCCGAACAGCGAAAGCGCATCACTCGAAAG GTTGATGTTCGGCTCGTGCCTATGCTGGCGGTTTTGTACCTTATTTCGCAATTGGATCGTGCCAATATCG GAAATGCGAAAATTGAAGGACTTGCCGAAGACTTAAAACTCAAAGACAACGAATGGAACATTGTTCTGAGTCTCTTCTTCGTGCCTTACATCCTGCTAGAAATTCCCAGCAACGTCCTTCTCAAAAAGTTTGACCGACCCTCCGTGTACATCGGCATTCTCGTCACTATATGGGGCATCATCATGACTCTCCACGGTGTAGTTAACAACTTTGCTGGACTGCTCACCGTGCGACTCCTGCTGGGTGTTTTCGAAGCCGGCTTCTATCCTGGAGCGGTGTACCTTTGCACCTTTTGGTACATGCCAAGGGACCTTGCAACCAGAATTGCCTACTTTTACTGCACGAGCGCACTATCCGGTGCGTTTTCCGGATTACTTGCCGCTGCTATCGCTCAGATGGATGGCGTTGGCGGCTACgaaggttggagatggatcTTCATTCTCGAGGGTATTGTGACAGTCATTTTAGGTGTCGCATGCTTCTTCCTACTTATTGACTCTCCTCGATTCTCCACCAGATGGTTGACGACGGAAGAAATCCGTTTCCTTGAACTGCAAACATTCATCAAACAAGGTGGACGATTCGCTGAGGAGACTAATGACAAGAAATTCAACTGGCACgacatgaagatggtggttACCAACTGGAGATTATACGGCCAGGCGTACATCCTTCTCTGCATTTCCGCTTGCTCCTACGGCACAAAGTTTACGCTGCCCTCCATCGTCAAGGGCATGGGcttcaccaacaccaacgcgCAATTGATGACGGTACCCGCATACGTTGCCGGAGGTTTatcttccatcttcttcgcccgGTTATCCGACCGTTTCCATTGGCGAATGCCGTTTGTGGCAGTTCCTCTGTCCCTGATTGCCATTGGATATTCCATCGTAATGGGGTTCAAAGGCAACTTGAAGGGCAGCCATACCGGTCCTGGGTACTTTGCCCTCGTTTTGACCTGTATGGGCATCTATCCGGTGCAACCAGCTGGTAGTAGTTGGGCTGCGAATAACCTGGCTCCTGCGAGTCGTCGAGCAATTGGCGTGGCCTTTAACATTTGCATCGGCAATATTGGCGGCATCATTGGGTCGTACATGTACCTGGATAGAGAGGCACCCCAGTACTGGACTGGGTTTTCTCTGTCTCTGGCGTTTGGTGCAACTGGTGTGATTGTGGCATTGTTGTTGGAACTTAGCTACAAATGGGGGAATGTTAGGAAAGCCAAGACTCCAGAGGATGAGATTCGGGCTAGGTATAGTGAGGATGAGTTGCTGCGTATGGGTGACAAGAGTCCTTTATTTAAGTATACGCTATAA
- a CDS encoding NRPS-like enzyme (similar to Neosartorya fischeri NRRL 181 XP_001257972.1): MPATVYVPEPPRETLPVQIPDQNANRAAADKSTISKAEDATLKTVDSLIRQRAARYPDKHIVSYPRSGVQYVNYTLRQLDVFAWRAANWYSKSLPSRKSSSGKPSVIAVLGPSNLEYLITLLALTKLGHSVLFLSTRLSIPAVESLMKTTSANTIIGHGRHLSTATEAQKILPGVEVLEMSDRSDFEYPIEAHGNTQLDAHLDPEVEQNNIAFIIHSSGSTGLPKPIYQTQKSCLANYSFSMNMKAFITLPLFHNHGICNLFRAIYSLKSIHLYNAELPLTQEYLIDILSQHQFEIFYGVPYALKLLSETQNGIDVLRELKIVMYGGSACPDDLGDLLVENGVNLVSHYGATEIGQLMTSFRPEGDKAWNYVRETDKLSPYLYWKPHGSHLYECVVTDGWPSKVQSNQPDGSYATKDLFEAHASIPRAWKYIARLDDTIVLVNGEKFNPVAMEGTIRSNKNVAEAVVFGAGRPYLGMLIVPAKNMAGKTDSEILDIIWPVVESANEAADGFAQISRAMIKLLPHDCEYPRTDKGSIIRQAFYRTYEAEIQEMYDTADISASGDDLRQMDLPELRNFIRQLAKDALQSVPSLADDEDFFTLGLDSLQAIQMRSEILKTIDIGGKRLGQNIVFENPSVEKLSRFLHSLRLGDYPDTSISVEKEMESLIEKYTNVGVNIGDKASAVVVTGATGSLGAHVVSELAQMSSIHQIYCLVRADDISQAMRRVRSSLIRRKVYHRLTLTARRKIVALPSDFAKPELGLNETSYAEITSRLLAVIHCAWSVNFNMHLSSFEKGNVAGVSHLLSLCRSAQPPASMNFCSSVSTCSRATETPVPERCPDLEWAQEMGYAQSKSVAEHLCAKAADQGITTRVLRVGQIVGDSKHGVWNAQEALPMMMQTALTVGALPQLRETPSWLFVDVVGKAVVEIALSDAGSVFANVTNPHMFSWMDDLLPALRESGLSFEEVEPKEWVRRLRESNPDPTVNPPIKLVDFFASKYDKELSEFKPSKSFATEIACSLSPSLAAAPVLNQDLVDKFVKYFLNTAWASQVRTATSKTVIIVAGPCGTGKTTIGTSLAQQARVPFIEGDSLHTESAVAKMRSGIALTEQYRMSWLDRIIRHSVEAVMELGYSQTVVSCSALTVELRRIIRDGLAKASVGVVFIDLQADRDVLLQRVQARTGHYMGDKMVDGQVELYEKAGESEIDVLPVDSGAEKDVVLSEIMSVLEMMKN; this comes from the exons ATGCCTGCTACTGTTTATGTTCCCGAGCCTCCACGGGAGACTCTCCCTGTTCAAATCCCGGACCAAAATGCCAATAGAGCAGCAGCCGATAAATCTACAATCTCGAAGGCTGAGGATGCGACTCTCAAGACTGTAGATAGTCTTATCCGGCAACGTGCGGCAAGATATCCTGACAAGCACATCGTTTCGTATCCACGATCTGGTGTGCAATATGTCAACTACACCCTGAGACAGCTAGACGTGTTCGCATGGAGGGCAGCCAATTGGTATTCCAAAAGCCTGCCCAGTAGGAAGAGCTCATCAGGGAAGCCAAGTGTCATAGCTGTTCTTGGGCCATCCAACTTGGAGTATCTTATAACCCTCCTGGCACTGACCAAACTGGGCCATTCGGTGCTTTTCTTATCGACTCGCCTTAGTATTCCGGCAGTTGAGTCGTTGATGAAGACCACTTCTGCCAACACTATCATCGGTCATGGTCGCCACTTGAGTACTGCGACAGAGGCGCAGAAGATTCTTCCTGGCGTTGAGGTCCTGGAGATGTCTGATCGAAGCGATTTTGAGTATCCGATCGAAGCCCATGGGAATACGCAATTGGACGCCCATCTTGACCCAGAAGTTGAGCAAAACAACATAGCGTTCATTATTCACTCCAGCG GGTCTACCGGCTTGCCAAAACCAATTTACCAAACTCAAAAGTCCTGTCTGGCCAACTACTCCTTCAGTATGAACATGAAAGCCTTCATAACATTGCCACTGTTTCATAACCACGGCATCTGCAATTTATTTAGAGCAATCTACAGCCTGAAGTCAATTCACCTCTACAACGCTGAGCTGCCCCTGACTCAAGAATATCTGATCGACATTCTTTCACAGCACCAATTTGAAATATTTTACGGTGTGCCATATGCTCTCAAACTTCTTTCCGAGACACAAAATGGCATTGACGTACTTCGAGAACTGAAAATCGTCATGTATGGCGGGTCTGCTTGTCCGGATGACTTGGGTGATCTACTAGTTGAGAATGGAGTCAACCTAGTTAGTCACTACGGCGC CACCGAAATCGGACAACTCATGACCTCCTTCCGGCCAGAAGGGGACAAGGCATGGAACTATGTTCGCGAAACGGACAAGTTGTCACCCTACCTTTACTGGAAACCTCACGGCTCACATCTGTACGAGTGTGTCGTTACTGATGGCTGGCCATCCAAGGTTCAATCCAACCAGCCTGATGGATCTTATGCAACCAAAGACTTGTTCGAGGCGCATGCTAGCATTCCCAGGGCCTGGAAGTACATTGCTCGTTTGGACGATACCATCGTATTAGTTAATGGCGAAAAGTTCAACCCTGTCGCCATGGAAGGCACAATAAGGTCAAATAAGAACGTTGCAGAAGCCGTTGTGTTTGGCGCCGGTCGGCCGTATCTGGGAATGCTAATTGTACCTGCAAAGAACATGGCCGGAAAGACGGACTCGGAAATTCTGGACATCATCTGGCCAGTTGTTGAGTCTGCAAATGAAGCGGCCGACGGGTTTGCCCAAATTTCCAGAGCTATGATCAAGTTGCTGCCACATGATTGCGAGTATCCACGAACCGACAAGGGCAGCATCATCCGGCAGGCTTTCTACAGGACATACGAAGCAGAAATTCAGGAAATGTATGATACTGCTGACATTAGCGCATCCGGCGATGATTTGCGACAGATGGACCTTCCAGAGCTTCGGAATTTTATTCGTCAACTGGCAAAGGATGCTCTGCAGAGTGTGCCAAGCTTggcggatgatgaggacttCTTCACTCTAGGTCTGGACTCTCTACAAGCGATACAAATGAGGAGCGAGATTCTTAAAACTATCGATATTGGAGGAAAGCGACTAGGGCAAAATATTGTTTTTGAGAATCCCTCTGTCGAAAAGCTAAGCAGATTCCTCCATAGTCTCCGTCTTGGAGATTACCCAGATACGAGCATTTCTGTGGAGAAAGAGATGGAATCACTCATTGAGAAGTATACGAACGTTGGTGTTAATATTGGAGACAAAGCGTCTGCTGTG GTGGTGACGGGAGCAACAGGCTCACTTGGAGCACACGTTGTATCTGAGCTCGCGCAGATGAGCAGTATTCACCAAATCTACTGTCTCGTTCGCGCGGATGATATCTCCCAAGCTATGCGAAGAGTAAGGTCTTCCCTCATACGGAGAAAAGTCTACCATCGCCTCACTCTCACTGCCAGGAGAAAGATCGTTGCCCTGCCCTccgactttgccaagccGGAATTGGGTCTCAACGAAACAAGCTATGCAGAGATTACCAGTAGACTCCTTGCTGTGATTCACTGCGCTTGGTcggtcaacttcaacatgcacCTGTCCAGTTTCGAGAAAGGCAATGTAGCCGGTGTCTCTCACCTCCTATCACTTTGTCGCTCTGCACAGCCTCCTGCGTCGATGAACTTTTGTTCATCAGTGAGCACATGCTCACGGGCGACAGAAACGCCAGTGCCAGAACGATGTCCGGATCTAGAGTGGGCACAGGAAATGGGATACGCACAGTCAAAGTCCGTTGCTGAACACTTATGTGCGAAAGCTGCCGACCAAGGCATCACCACAAGAGTGCTCCGGGTTGGCCAAATTGTGGGTGATTCCAAACACGGTGTATGGAATGCTCAAGAAGCACTGCCTATGATGATGCAGACGGCCCTTACGGTTGGGGCATTGCCGCAACTCAGGGAGACGCCGTCCTGGCTGTTTGTGGACGTTGTTGGGAAGGCTGTTGTCGAGATTGCGCTCTCGGATGCTGGGAGCGTCTTTGCAAACGTAACGAACCCTCACATGTTCAGTTGGATGGACGATCTGCTACCTGCTTTACGCGAGTCTGGCCTTTCCTTTGAAGAAGTCGAGCCGAAGGAATGGGTTCGACGGTTACGCGAGTCGAATCCTGATCCGACCGTGAACCCGCCGATCAAGTTGGTGGACTTTTTTGCTTCCAAGTATGACAAGGAGTTGTCCGAATTCAAGCCCTCGAAGTCCTTTGCGACAGAGATTGCCTGTTCGTTATCACCAAGTCTTGCTGCGGCGCCTGTCCTGAATCAAGACCTGGTGGATAAGTTCGTGAAATACTTTCTGAATACGGCATGGGCATCACAGGTCAGAACAGCAACTTCGAAGACGGTCATTATAGTTGCAGGCCCATGTGGCACAGGGAAAACGACAATTGGCACAAGTCTAGCTCAACAAGCTAGAGTACCCTTTATTGAAGGTGACTCATTACACACGGAGAGCGCAGTAGCTAAGATGAGATCTGGTATTGCATTGACAGAGCAATATCGCATGTCGTGGCTTGATCGTATTATACGACACTCTGTAGAAGCTGTCATGGAGCTTGGATACAGCCAAACGGTGGTCAGCTGTTCTGCCTTGACTGTTGAGTTGCGCCGAATCATTCGCGATGGGCTGGCAAAGGCGTCCGTCGGTGTCGTGTTTATAGATTTACAGGCAGACCGGGATGTTCTCTTGCAACGAGTCCAAGCTCGTACTGGTCACTATATGGGTGATAAAATGGTCGACGGACAGGTCGAGTTGTACGAAAAAGCTGGGGAGAGTGAGATAGATGTTCTCCCTGTTGATTCTGGTGCGGAAAAGGACGTGGTGCTTTCGGAGATAATGTCGGTGTTGGAAATGATGAAGAATTGA
- a CDS encoding tannase and feruloyl esterase (similar to Colletotrichum fioriniae PJ7 XP_007598675.1) gives MSNLAAACTPSTFTSGINVFGTQLLNIEAHLITNYSRSVPNLYRPVHPSVEVQNVSFCNVTLSYTHTGQHDEVFLETWLPIGNWNGMFQGIGGSGWAAGRVDVSSGGMAGAVGDGFATSSTDGGTKGLDAAAWVLKSPGNVDLVALQDWSAVSLGEQATISKSLIKSFYGKNPKYSYWMGCSQGGRQGIMLAQRYPDAYDGIAACDPAMYLTNILPNIFWPYQAMVNAGSFPHMCEFDSITAAAIAACDELDGVKDGVVSNPMKCLDTFDPFKVVGQTLNCSNSKDGSGIKVSREAAQVVKATWRGLARKDGEVLWPGVSPAADLTGNKPSSLGLPGVLLTQCKDGKCSGAPYGLGGDWLQYFVAKDPNKDISHLSQTEFDALVNLGEQEYGSFIDASYADLSAFRAAGGKMIVMQGLDDELVPFRSTEHYYNSVSKVVPHTHDFYRLFEVPGLSHCVGGQSQQPVRLFAQLREWVEKGTAPAWSPVKLNVTGGHVHDRIICPYPQTARLSACRDPAL, from the exons ATGTCGAATCTTGCAGCTGCTTGTACCCCTTCCACCTTCACCTCCGGCATCAATGTATTTGGCACTCAACTCCTGAACATCGAGGCACATCTCATCACAAACTACTCTCGGTCGGTCCCCAATCTCTACCGCCCGGTCCACCCGTCCGTTGAAGTCCAAAACGTCAGCTTCTGCAATGTAACTCTGTCATACACCCACACAGGGCAGCATGACGAAGTATTTCTCGAGACATGGCTCCCAATTGGGAACTGGAATGGCATGTTCCAGGGTATTGGTGGCAGCGGTTGGGCGGCAGGTCGTGTTGATGTGAGTTCGGGAGGGATGGCCGGTGCTGTCGGCGATGGCTTTGCAACAAGTTCGACAGATGGAGGAACCAAGGGATTAGATGCCGCGGCGTGGGTTCTCAAAAGTCCCGGAAATGTCGACTTGGTAGCCTTGCAAGATTGGAGCGCGGTGTCACTGGGTGAACAG GCCACTATCAGCAAGTCTCTCATCAAAAGCTTCTACGGCAAAAATCCTAAATATTCCTACTGGATGGGCTGCTCGCAAGGCGGTCGACAGGGCATCATGCTGGCTCAGCGATACCCAGACGCATACGATGGCATTGCCGCCTGTGACCCGGCCATGTACTTGACTAACATCTTGCCTAATATATTCTGGCCGTATCAAGCAATGGTCAATGCCGGCTCGTTCCCGCACATGTGCGAGTTCGACTCCATCACTGCTGCGGCCATTGCAGCCTGCGATGAGCTTGACGGTGTAAAGGACGGCGTTGTGTCCAACCCGATGAAGTGTCTAGACACGTTTGATCCGTTCAAGGTTGTCGGCCAGACACTCAATTGCTCCAACTCAAAGGACGGCAGTGGTATCAAAGTCTCCCGTGAGGCAGCCCAAGTTGTAAAGGCAACATGGAGAGGTTTGGCTAGGAAGGACGGGGAGGTACTCTGGCCAGGTGTGAGCCCGGCGGCGGATTTGACCGGGAACaagccttcatcattggGTCTGCCTGGCGTACTCCTTACTCAATGCAAGGACGGGAAATGCTCGGGGGCTCCGTATGGCCTAGGCGGTGACTGGCTTCAGTACTTTGTGGCCAAGGATCCCAACAAGGATATAAGTCATCTTAGCCAAACTGAGTTTGATGCCCTGGTGAACCTGGGCGAGCAAGAATACGGTTCTTTTATTGATGCGTCCTACGCCGATCTCTCAGCGTTCCGGGCCGCTGGCGGCAAGATGATTGTTATGCAAGGTCTT GACGATGAACTAGTACCCTTTCGTAGCACCGAACACTACTACAACTCCGTCTCCAAGGTTGTTCCTCATACCCACGATTTCTATCGCCTCTTCGAGGTCCCCGGTTTGAGCCACTGCGTCGGCGGTCAGAGCCAGCAGCCCGTGCGACTGTTTGCCCAACTGCGCGAATGGGTTGAGAAAGGAACCGCACCAGCCTGGTCGCCGGTGAAGTTGAATGTCACCGGTGGACATGTTCACGATCGTATCATATGCCCTTATCCGCAGACAGCGCGACTTAGTGCGTGTCGGGACCCTGC GCTGTAG
- a CDS encoding AIG2-like protein (similar to Metarhizium robertsii ARSEF 23 XP_007819066.1), which produces MSTEPKPLFVYGTLCAKQLLAWALTGEQSNAADIEFMIRPARVFGSARYGVYGCDYPAVVPHNSSDVNGYLITFQNNSQRRKLDDFEGEAYKAVATKAHILDNNDQPCGEEVDADIYIWNGADESLTGEPWDLQYFIDERLEDWLDLFEGMELTGGDHVDRISFRNLTVGISPLTYAYVRKFLSPAQIVNSRLINSVMVGVPGRTTACSTCRQRKKKCDRQQPECSRCIKAGLTCGGYGKPGLIWLSATANTNKGNSNGESSSQSQPWAVRYMRPEYTKMLIRTAREQQHLGMFWTSFLPRGREFSLKASKVSTGGWTRALDKLYDAEAALRKASLALSVSLLGERTKDTATRVSGLLLYDQAVRETSNALQSAKRAKTDGVLAAVRLMALHEAMFSPLENRQVKGWRRHNDGQLALFLLRGPSAFISQPSHQLFVDGRLNIIIAAITRRTKSPLSAKEWQTVPWEIHEKCVKDRLLDIMNEIPWILEQQDNLQNLPPSHQKDKVPGILHQCKRQAMALEKWRRHDETDAVLSMFDLQDEDEPLPSPKDEVELAGLHLTGLYWIAGLLLYSTLWTVSDVVNGVQRDEVNQKSKVYERATRAYAKRMAYSVHLFFEESSSEFEKSTGLYPLIMASQLYRRVKPVPEEQGAREAIRRLVDEVLPA; this is translated from the exons ATGTCAACTGAACCAAAGCCGCTATTTGTCTATGGAACTCTCTGCGCCAAACAGCTCCTGGCTTGGGCTTTAACAGGCGAGCAATCCAATGCTGCCGATATCGAATTCATGATCCGTCCGGCGAGAGTCTTTGGATCCGCAAGATATGGAGTATATGGCTGCGACTATCCAGCTGTGGTTCCTCACAACAGTTCTGACGTCAACGGCTATCTTATTACGTTCCAAAACAACtcgcaaagaagaaaattgGACGATTTTGAAGGCGAAGCATATAAAGCCGTTGCTACCAAGGCGCACATTCTGGATAACAATGACCAGCCTTGTGGGGAAGAAGTAGATGCTGATATTTATATTTGGAATGGTGCCGATGAGAGTCTAACGGGAGAACCGTGGGACTTGCAGTACTTCATTGACGAAAGGCTGGAGGATTGGCTGGACTTATTTGAAGGGATGGAGCTCACTGGCGGCGA TCACGTGGATCGTATTTCGTTTCGCAACCTCACTGTCGGGATAAGCCCCCTCACTTATGCTTATGTTCGGAAGTTCCTCTCACCGGCTCAAATTGTGAATTCACGACTCATCAACTCGGTCATGGTTGGTGTCCCCGGTCGTACTACTGCATGCAGTACGTGTAGACAacgcaagaagaag TGTGACCGCCAGCAACCTGAATGCAGCCGGTGTATAAAAGCCGGCCTCACGTGTGGAGGATATGGTAAACCAGGTTTAATCTGGCTGAGTGCCACGGCCAATACGAACAAaggcaacagcaatggaGAGTCGTCATCTCAGTCACAGCCATGGGCGGTGAGATATATGCGACCGGAATATACCAAGATGCTGATTCGAACTGCACGGGAGCAGCAGCACCTTGGCATGTTCTGGACGTCGTTTCTTCCTCGGGGCAGGGAGTTCTCCCTCAAAGCCTCCAAAGTCTCCACTGGCGGATGGACGAGAGCCTTGGATAAGCTGTATGATGCGGAGGCAGCACTGAGAAAGGCATCGCTAGCCTTGAGCGTCTCGCTTTTAGGTGAGAGGACGAAGGACACGGCTACTCGAGTTAGTGGTCTCTTGTTATATGATCAAGCCGTGAGAGAGACTTCGAATGCTCTGCAGTCAGCAAAGAGGGCCAAGACCGATGGCGTGCTTGCCGCCGTTCGTCTAATGGCACTGCATGAA GCCATGTTCAGCCCCCTGGAAAATAGACAGGTGAAGGGTTGGCGTCGACACAATGACGGCCAACTGGCACTTTTCCTCCTCAGAGGTCCATCCGCCTTTATCTCACAGCCGTCACACCAACTATTTGTAGATGGCCGGCTCAACATT ATCATCGCAGCCATCACTCGGAGAACAAAGTCTCCCCTCTCGGCAAAGGAGTGGCAGACGGTGCCCTGGGAGATACACGAGAAATGCGTCAAAGACAGACTTCTTGATATTATGAACGAAATACCTTGGATCCTAGAACAACAGGACAACCTCCAAAACCTGCCGCCCAGCCACCAGAAAGATAAAGTACCCGGTATTCTGCACCAATGCAAGCGCCAGGCCATGGCTCTTGAGAAATGGAGAAGACATGACGAGACTGACGCTGTGTTATCTATGTTTGACCTTCAGGACGAGGACGAGCCGCTGCCTTCCCCCAAGGACGAGGTGGAACTTGCTGGTCTACACTTGACTGGTTTGTATTGGATTGCTGGTTTGTTATTGTACTCTACGCTTTGGACTGTCTCCGATGTTGTAAATGGCGTCCAGCGTGATGAAGTAAATCAAAAGTCCAAGGTATACGAACGGGCAACCAGAGCGTACGCCAAGAGGATGGCCTACTCCGTGCACCTGTTCTTCGAAGAGTCATCTAGTGAGTTTGAGAAAAGCACAGGCCTGTATCCGCTCATCATGGCCTCTCAGTTGTATCGCCGTGTGAAACCAGTGCCGGAAGAACAAGGAGCACGCGAGGCTATTCGTCGTCTTGTGGATGAGGTGCTGCCGG CATGA